Proteins encoded by one window of Archaeoglobus veneficus SNP6:
- a CDS encoding SAM-dependent methyltransferase: MLYGVGLGPGDRELLTLKAVRVIKEADEVIVPGKLAYSIVSEFREPRLVEFPMGKSEEVTKKLAAELAERCVDENIAFASLGDPAFYSTFQHVAEEVVRINPSIEVEIIPGIASFTAVFAKMKKFVDAPLIVTTAKMPEVKHVVVLKASKPADIHKKLSQQGFSKILLATRIFMEGEKIEELDDAIPEKSDYFTLIVGSKE; the protein is encoded by the coding sequence ATGCTGTATGGCGTTGGCTTGGGGCCAGGAGACAGGGAACTGCTAACACTCAAAGCTGTTAGAGTAATAAAGGAAGCAGACGAAGTGATAGTCCCGGGAAAGCTGGCTTATTCGATAGTTTCTGAGTTTAGAGAGCCGAGGCTCGTTGAATTCCCCATGGGGAAAAGTGAAGAGGTAACGAAGAAACTCGCTGCAGAACTTGCAGAGAGATGTGTCGATGAAAACATCGCCTTTGCATCCCTCGGCGATCCTGCATTCTATTCCACGTTCCAGCACGTTGCCGAAGAAGTTGTCAGAATCAATCCATCCATCGAAGTGGAGATAATTCCCGGAATAGCAAGCTTCACGGCCGTCTTTGCAAAGATGAAGAAGTTTGTTGATGCTCCGCTGATTGTCACGACGGCGAAGATGCCTGAAGTAAAACATGTCGTTGTTCTGAAAGCTTCCAAGCCGGCAGATATACACAAAAAGCTAAGTCAGCAGGGTTTCAGTAAAATCCTGCTTGCCACGAGGATTTTCATGGAAGGTGAGAAGATAGAGGAGCTCGATGATGCAATCCCGGAAAAATCCGACTACTTCACGCTGATTGTGGGGAGTAAAGAATGA
- a CDS encoding ATP-binding cassette domain-containing protein, giving the protein MTEAKSMIETIDLWYEYGSIQALRGVNFRAEKGRITVLMGRNGAGKTTLLMHFNGLLRPRKGEVRVDGKPIKYDRKGLMEVRKKVGFVFQNPDDQIVAPTVWQDVAFGCENLGLSKEDVAERVSMALKWVSLEGFENRLCNTLSGGEKRKVAIAGVVAMNPDCIIMDEPTAGLDGIGVRDVVKTVLRLRDEGKTLVISTHDADFAMQVGDHFVVMDQGKIVFEGDCLEPEIAELYGLRVYNATSYNPSRNKDSMHKQTKDEVAGILFMKIKPENHHVFADIGSGSGKISIIFSPYVRKVFAVESDPEAFEESKKNLAGFENVEVLNMDGKEFLRNYDYDIVFFGGTKEIDEMLEIACRKAKRIVVNAARIEVASMVIEKMKELGVFREALIVNISKSYELAGKTAFRGLNPVFMIVGGKED; this is encoded by the coding sequence ATGACAGAGGCCAAGTCAATGATAGAAACCATCGACCTGTGGTACGAATACGGTAGCATACAGGCTTTGAGGGGTGTAAACTTCAGGGCAGAAAAGGGCAGAATAACAGTCCTGATGGGAAGAAACGGAGCCGGAAAGACCACATTACTCATGCATTTCAACGGTCTGCTCAGACCCAGAAAAGGAGAAGTGAGAGTAGATGGAAAGCCCATAAAATACGACAGAAAAGGGTTGATGGAAGTTAGAAAGAAGGTGGGCTTCGTCTTTCAGAATCCCGATGATCAGATCGTGGCTCCGACAGTGTGGCAGGATGTTGCCTTTGGCTGTGAAAATCTCGGTTTAAGCAAAGAAGATGTGGCAGAGAGAGTTTCAATGGCTCTGAAATGGGTCAGCCTTGAGGGGTTTGAAAACAGACTTTGCAACACGCTTAGCGGTGGAGAAAAGAGGAAAGTGGCGATAGCAGGCGTTGTAGCCATGAATCCCGATTGCATAATCATGGACGAGCCCACTGCCGGCCTTGACGGGATAGGTGTCAGGGATGTCGTCAAGACAGTACTCAGATTGAGAGATGAAGGTAAAACCCTTGTAATATCCACCCACGATGCTGATTTTGCGATGCAGGTGGGTGATCATTTTGTGGTCATGGATCAGGGCAAAATAGTATTCGAAGGTGACTGTCTCGAGCCGGAAATTGCGGAATTGTACGGGCTGAGAGTGTACAACGCAACATCTTATAATCCATCGAGAAATAAAGACAGCATGCACAAGCAAACGAAGGATGAAGTTGCAGGTATCCTCTTCATGAAGATTAAGCCAGAAAATCACCACGTTTTTGCAGACATCGGAAGCGGGAGTGGAAAAATCTCTATTATCTTTTCCCCCTACGTCAGAAAGGTTTTTGCTGTAGAAAGCGATCCAGAAGCTTTTGAAGAATCAAAGAAAAATCTTGCGGGCTTTGAAAACGTTGAAGTGCTCAACATGGATGGAAAAGAGTTCCTCAGAAATTATGATTACGATATAGTTTTCTTTGGCGGTACAAAAGAAATAGATGAAATGCTGGAAATAGCATGCAGAAAGGCGAAAAGGATTGTCGTAAACGCTGCCCGCATAGAAGTTGCAAGCATGGTTATAGAAAAGATGAAAGAACTCGGGGTGTTCAGAGAGGCCCTCATAGTAAACATTTCAAAAAGCTACGAACTTGCAGGCAAAACTGCGTTCAGGGGGCTAAATCCAGTTTTCATGATTGTTGGCGGCAAGGAGGATTAA